The following are encoded in a window of Pseudomonas sp. JQ170C genomic DNA:
- a CDS encoding alginate O-acetyltransferase AlgF — protein sequence MTLHTTKQRIAKACALAAGLSLLSLQAYAGADAALYGPSAPKGSTFVRIYNASNQTVDASVGNTRIDAVAAQASSDFSFMPQGDYSAKVGSQSLPVKLASDHYYTLVNNAAGAPQLVEEPPFKNKQKSLVRVQNLSDQALTLKTADGKTEVVKPVAAKARGEREINPVKVSLALYKGDNKVSDLKPVALERGEAAVLYVTGSGNSLSPVWVKRPVSTR from the coding sequence ATGACCTTGCACACTACCAAGCAACGCATCGCCAAAGCCTGCGCCCTGGCCGCAGGTCTGAGTCTGCTCTCCCTGCAGGCCTATGCCGGCGCCGACGCCGCCCTCTACGGCCCCAGCGCGCCGAAAGGCTCGACCTTCGTGCGTATCTACAACGCCAGCAACCAGACCGTCGACGCCAGCGTCGGCAACACCCGGATCGACGCCGTTGCGGCCCAGGCCAGCAGCGATTTCAGCTTCATGCCACAAGGCGACTACAGCGCCAAGGTCGGCAGCCAGAGCCTGCCGGTCAAGCTCGCCTCCGACCACTACTACACCCTGGTCAACAACGCCGCGGGCGCGCCGCAATTGGTTGAAGAGCCGCCGTTCAAGAACAAGCAGAAATCCCTGGTGCGGGTACAGAATCTCAGCGACCAGGCCCTGACCCTGAAAACCGCCGACGGCAAGACCGAAGTGGTCAAGCCGGTGGCCGCCAAGGCCCGTGGCGAGCGTGAAATCAATCCGGTCAAGGTCAGCCTGGCCCTGTATAAAGGCGACAACAAAGTCAGCGATCTGAAGCCCGTAGCGCTGGAGCGCGGCGAAGCAGCGGTACTCTACGTCACCGGATCCGGCAACAGCCTCTCGCCGGTCTGGGTCAAACGCCCGGTCTCGACCCGTTAA
- a CDS encoding mannose-1-phosphate guanylyltransferase/mannose-6-phosphate isomerase, translating into MIPVILSGGSGSRLWPLSRKQFPKQFLALTGEHTLFQQTLSRLVFEGMETPIVVCNKDHKFIVNEQLDNLKLETQAILLEPFGRNTAPAVALAAMKLVNEGRDELMLVLPADHVIDDHKALQRALALATVAAERGEMVLFGVPATKPETGYGYIKSSQDALLPEGVSRVAQFVEKPDEKRANEFVQAGGYFWNSGMFLFRASRFLEELKKHDPDIYDTCLLTLERSQEDGDNLSIDDATFACCPDNSIDYAVMEKTQHACVVPLSAGWSDVGCWSSLWEVHEKDTNGNVTKGDVVVQDSRNCMIHGNGKLVSVIGLENIVVVETKDAMMIAHKDKVQGVKQLVNTLNEQGRSETQNHCEVYRPWGSYDSVDMGGRFQVKHITVKPGACLSLQMHHHRAEHWIVVSGTAEVTCDENVFLLTENQSTYIPIASVHRLRNPGKIPLEIIEVQSGSYLGEDDIERFEDVYGRSTPLERGISIKTIAQ; encoded by the coding sequence ATGATTCCAGTCATCCTGTCCGGCGGCAGCGGTTCGCGTCTGTGGCCCTTGTCGCGCAAGCAATTCCCTAAACAGTTCCTGGCCCTGACCGGCGAACACACCCTGTTCCAGCAGACCCTCTCACGCCTGGTGTTCGAGGGCATGGAGACCCCGATCGTGGTCTGCAACAAGGACCACAAATTCATCGTCAACGAGCAACTGGACAACCTGAAACTCGAAACCCAGGCCATCCTGCTCGAACCCTTCGGCCGCAACACCGCCCCGGCCGTGGCCCTGGCTGCGATGAAGCTGGTCAACGAAGGCCGTGACGAGTTGATGCTGGTGCTGCCGGCCGACCACGTGATCGACGACCACAAAGCCCTGCAGCGCGCCCTGGCTCTGGCCACGGTGGCTGCCGAGCGCGGCGAAATGGTGCTGTTCGGTGTTCCGGCGACCAAGCCGGAAACCGGCTATGGCTACATCAAGTCGAGCCAGGACGCGCTGCTGCCCGAAGGCGTCAGCCGGGTGGCCCAGTTCGTCGAGAAGCCGGATGAAAAACGCGCCAACGAGTTCGTCCAGGCCGGTGGCTACTTCTGGAACAGCGGCATGTTCCTGTTCCGCGCCAGCCGCTTCCTCGAAGAGCTGAAAAAGCACGACCCGGACATCTACGACACCTGCCTGCTGACCCTGGAGCGCAGCCAGGAAGACGGCGACAACCTGAGCATCGACGACGCCACCTTCGCCTGCTGCCCGGACAACTCCATCGACTACGCCGTGATGGAAAAGACCCAGCACGCCTGCGTGGTGCCGCTGAGCGCCGGCTGGAGCGACGTGGGTTGCTGGTCGTCGTTGTGGGAGGTGCACGAGAAAGACACCAACGGCAACGTCACCAAGGGCGACGTGGTGGTGCAGGACAGCCGCAACTGCATGATCCACGGCAACGGCAAGCTGGTGTCGGTGATCGGCCTTGAGAACATCGTGGTGGTCGAGACCAAGGACGCGATGATGATTGCCCACAAGGACAAGGTCCAGGGCGTCAAGCAACTGGTCAACACCCTCAACGAACAGGGCCGCAGCGAAACCCAGAACCACTGCGAGGTGTACCGGCCGTGGGGTTCCTACGACTCGGTAGACATGGGCGGCCGCTTCCAGGTCAAGCACATCACCGTCAAGCCGGGTGCCTGCCTGTCGCTGCAGATGCACCACCACCGCGCCGAGCACTGGATCGTGGTATCGGGCACCGCAGAAGTCACTTGCGACGAGAACGTGTTCCTGCTCACCGAGAACCAGTCCACTTACATCCCGATCGCCTCGGTGCATCGCCTGCGCAACCCGGGCAAGATCCCGCTGGAGATCATCGAAGTGCAGTCGGGCAGCTACCTGGGTGAAGACGACATCGAGCGATTCGAGGACGTCTACGGCCGCTCGACGCCGCTGGAGCGCGGGATCTCGATCAAGACCATCGCGCAGTAA
- a CDS encoding multidrug transporter produces the protein MIIGALLVLTWLVLLLRYPAKALPISLSAVFGLGLVALWVIWQDNREAYQLARLDLRVAYAPDTCPADRPLRVSMKNGNDVPMLSVRWRIAAYTPGDSVNLNENTYSAPRYRGPGELQPGADWSDCLPLPPLRSGYRPQSLEFRAEQLQGSFAN, from the coding sequence ATGATCATCGGCGCCCTGCTCGTTCTCACCTGGCTGGTACTGCTGTTGCGCTACCCGGCCAAAGCTCTGCCCATCTCACTCTCGGCCGTGTTCGGCCTGGGCCTGGTCGCACTCTGGGTGATCTGGCAGGACAACCGCGAAGCCTATCAACTGGCACGCCTGGACCTGCGCGTTGCCTATGCCCCCGACACCTGCCCCGCCGACCGCCCCCTGCGCGTCAGCATGAAAAACGGCAACGACGTACCGATGCTGAGCGTGCGCTGGCGCATCGCCGCCTACACCCCCGGCGATAGTGTCAACCTCAACGAAAACACCTACAGCGCCCCCCGCTACCGGGGCCCCGGCGAACTGCAACCCGGCGCCGACTGGAGCGACTGCCTGCCCCTGCCGCCGCTGCGCTCGGGTTACCGGCCGCAATCGCTGGAGTTTCGTGCCGAGCAGTTGCAGGGCAGCTTCGCCAACTAG
- a CDS encoding SDR family oxidoreductase, with translation MPIVLITGCSSGIGRALADSFKDAGHQVWATARKAEDVTRLEAAGFKARQLDVNDAQTLHRLSEEIEAEHNGLDILINNAGYGAMGPLLDGGVEAMQRQFETNVFALVGVTRALFPALRRNKGLVVNIGSVSGVLVTPFAGAYCASKAAVHALSDALRLELAPFGIRVMEVQPGAIATQFADNAQTQAEQVLAADSPWWPLREQVHARARASQDHPTTATAFAQGLLGAVNKQPTPSLVRLGNGSRALPLMARWLPRSLLDTVLKKRFGLSRPL, from the coding sequence ATGCCCATCGTGCTCATCACCGGTTGTTCCAGCGGCATCGGCCGCGCCCTGGCCGACAGTTTCAAGGACGCCGGTCACCAGGTCTGGGCCACGGCCCGCAAAGCCGAAGACGTCACACGGCTGGAGGCGGCCGGCTTCAAGGCGCGCCAGCTGGACGTCAACGATGCCCAGACCCTGCATCGCCTGAGCGAGGAGATCGAAGCCGAGCACAACGGACTCGATATTCTGATCAACAACGCCGGCTACGGCGCCATGGGCCCGCTGCTCGATGGCGGCGTGGAGGCGATGCAGCGGCAGTTTGAAACCAACGTGTTCGCACTGGTCGGCGTGACCCGCGCGCTGTTCCCGGCACTGCGCCGCAACAAAGGCCTGGTGGTGAACATCGGCAGCGTGTCGGGCGTGCTGGTCACCCCGTTTGCCGGGGCCTACTGTGCCTCGAAGGCTGCGGTGCATGCGCTGAGCGACGCCCTGCGCCTGGAACTGGCGCCCTTCGGTATCCGCGTGATGGAAGTGCAACCCGGGGCCATTGCCACGCAGTTTGCCGACAACGCGCAAACCCAGGCCGAACAGGTGCTGGCCGCCGACTCGCCGTGGTGGCCGCTGCGCGAACAGGTTCACGCCCGCGCCCGCGCCTCCCAGGACCACCCCACCACGGCCACGGCATTCGCCCAGGGCCTGCTCGGCGCCGTGAACAAACAGCCCACGCCGTCACTGGTACGCCTGGGCAACGGCAGCCGCGCGCTGCCGCTGATGGCCCGCTGGCTGCCGCGCAGCTTGCTGGACACGGTGCTGAAAAAGCGCTTCGGCCTCAGCCGTCCGTTGTAA
- a CDS encoding efflux transporter outer membrane subunit, which translates to MKQAFTLSPLLLGLLLGGCTLGPDFSAPDTQAPAAWAALQQTAAPSQPEEGALQQRWWDSFDDPLLTELIEQASQRNLDLQMASARLLQSRAVRQSIAAEQTPAVDLGAGYSRARNSAEGLNDPSGKSGKSAFSLWQGDLAASWELDLWGRVRRQVEEADAGVQVAENDRRGVLLSLLADTAGNYIQLRAVQHTLAVTRDNLEVARHSLRLSQMRLNDGVATALDVAQASAQVASIEARLPLLDDRQAQLINALSLLLAEPPRRLQARLLPSAQMPAPQQRFAIGVPSELAQRRPDIRQAEAQLHAATASIGVAKADFYPSIRLSGNLGLQSLQLADFGSWDARRFAIGPQLSLPIFEGGRLTGVLKLREAQQQEAALHYQQVVLRAWHEVDDVLRLYNASQLRRDLLAEAVRQNRIALETAQRQYVEGAVDFLNVLSVQGALLASEEQWVESSAAVSQALVGLYKSLGGGWQAFDLPATAALTTDG; encoded by the coding sequence ATGAAACAGGCCTTCACGCTTTCGCCATTGCTGCTGGGCCTGCTGCTCGGCGGCTGCACCCTGGGGCCTGATTTCAGCGCACCCGACACCCAGGCGCCGGCCGCCTGGGCAGCGTTGCAACAGACTGCGGCGCCAAGCCAGCCCGAAGAAGGCGCACTGCAACAGCGCTGGTGGGACAGTTTCGATGACCCGCTCCTGACCGAACTGATCGAGCAGGCCAGCCAGCGCAACCTCGACCTGCAAATGGCCAGCGCCCGCCTGCTGCAAAGTCGGGCCGTGCGCCAGAGCATCGCTGCCGAGCAAACCCCGGCGGTGGATCTGGGGGCCGGCTACAGTCGTGCCCGCAACAGTGCCGAAGGGCTCAATGACCCGTCCGGCAAGAGCGGCAAGTCGGCGTTCAGCCTCTGGCAAGGCGACCTTGCGGCCAGTTGGGAACTCGATTTGTGGGGGCGGGTGCGCCGCCAGGTGGAGGAGGCCGATGCGGGGGTTCAGGTGGCCGAAAATGATCGGCGCGGCGTGTTGTTGTCGCTGCTGGCCGACACTGCGGGCAACTACATTCAGCTGCGCGCGGTGCAGCACACCCTGGCGGTCACCCGCGACAACCTGGAGGTGGCGCGGCACAGCCTGCGGCTGTCGCAGATGCGCTTGAACGACGGTGTCGCCACCGCCCTTGACGTGGCCCAGGCCTCGGCCCAGGTGGCGTCGATCGAAGCGCGCCTGCCGCTGCTCGACGATCGCCAGGCCCAGTTGATCAATGCCTTGAGTCTGTTGCTGGCCGAGCCACCGCGCCGTTTGCAGGCGCGTCTGTTGCCCTCGGCGCAGATGCCGGCGCCGCAGCAACGCTTCGCCATTGGCGTGCCGTCGGAACTGGCCCAGCGCCGTCCCGATATCCGCCAGGCCGAAGCGCAGTTGCATGCGGCCACCGCCAGCATCGGCGTGGCCAAGGCGGACTTCTACCCGAGCATTCGCCTGTCGGGCAACCTCGGTTTGCAGTCGCTGCAACTGGCCGATTTTGGCAGTTGGGATGCACGCCGCTTTGCCATTGGCCCACAGTTGAGCCTGCCGATTTTCGAGGGTGGGCGCTTGACCGGGGTGCTCAAGTTGCGCGAGGCGCAGCAGCAGGAAGCGGCCTTGCACTACCAGCAAGTGGTGTTGCGCGCCTGGCATGAGGTTGACGATGTGTTGCGCCTGTACAACGCCAGTCAGCTGCGGCGTGACCTGCTCGCCGAAGCCGTGCGCCAGAACCGTATCGCCCTGGAGACCGCCCAGCGCCAATACGTCGAAGGGGCGGTGGATTTCCTCAATGTGCTCAGCGTGCAGGGCGCGTTGCTGGCCAGCGAAGAACAGTGGGTTGAAAGCTCGGCGGCGGTGTCCCAGGCCCTGGTCGGCTTGTACAAGTCACTCGGCGGAGGCTGGCAGGCGTTCGACCTGCCTGCCACCGCAGCGCTTACAACGGACGGCTGA
- a CDS encoding HlyD family secretion protein has protein sequence MNNTRKTALIAAVLVLAVGAGVLLLSGNAREQSTNDAYVSADYTVVAPKVSGFIKQVLVADNEQVKAGQLLALIDDRDYQAALAAAEAQALMSRAQKQNARATLERQASLIAQAQAAVAADEAQLAFANHELTRHSRLAEQGAGTVQNAQQARSRVDQARARLANSSAALAAARKQIDILNAQLDAAQGSLQQAQASLERARLDVSYTRIVAPIDGMVGERALRVGAYVNPGARLLSVVPLAQAYVVANFQETQLTHVQPGQPVNISVDTFSGERLHGHVQSLAPATGVTFAAIKPDNATGNFTKVVQRIPVKIVFDADQPLLERLRVGMSVVATIDTEAKVFAANEVSAR, from the coding sequence TTGAACAACACTCGAAAAACCGCCTTGATCGCCGCCGTGCTGGTGCTCGCTGTGGGCGCAGGCGTACTGCTGCTGTCGGGCAATGCCCGTGAGCAATCGACCAACGATGCCTACGTGTCGGCCGACTACACCGTGGTGGCGCCCAAGGTCTCGGGCTTTATCAAGCAAGTGCTGGTGGCGGACAACGAGCAGGTCAAGGCCGGGCAGTTGCTGGCGCTGATCGATGATCGCGACTACCAGGCCGCACTGGCCGCCGCCGAGGCCCAGGCGCTGATGTCGCGGGCGCAGAAGCAGAACGCCAGGGCAACGCTGGAGCGTCAGGCCTCGCTGATCGCCCAGGCCCAGGCGGCGGTGGCGGCCGATGAAGCGCAGCTGGCCTTCGCCAACCATGAACTGACTCGTCACAGCCGCCTGGCCGAGCAGGGCGCGGGCACGGTGCAGAACGCCCAGCAGGCTCGCAGCCGCGTCGACCAGGCCCGGGCCCGACTGGCCAACTCCAGCGCCGCGCTGGCGGCGGCGCGCAAGCAGATCGACATACTCAACGCCCAGCTTGACGCTGCGCAAGGCAGCCTGCAGCAAGCCCAGGCCAGCCTTGAACGGGCGCGCCTGGATGTGTCCTACACACGCATCGTCGCGCCCATCGACGGCATGGTCGGCGAGCGTGCGCTGCGCGTCGGCGCCTATGTAAACCCCGGTGCCCGGCTGCTGTCGGTGGTACCCCTGGCCCAGGCCTATGTGGTGGCCAACTTCCAGGAAACCCAACTGACCCACGTGCAACCCGGCCAGCCGGTGAACATCAGCGTCGACACCTTTTCCGGTGAGCGTCTGCACGGCCATGTGCAGAGTCTGGCACCGGCTACCGGGGTGACCTTTGCCGCCATCAAGCCGGACAACGCCACCGGCAACTTCACCAAGGTGGTGCAGCGCATTCCGGTGAAGATCGTCTTCGACGCCGACCAGCCGTTGCTTGAGCGCCTGCGGGTAGGCATGTCGGTGGTGGCGACCATCGACACCGAAGCCAAGGTGTTCGCTGCCAACGAGGTCAGTGCCCGATGA
- a CDS encoding MFS transporter, with product MSSLTALPAAVAPAPVATPAAPAAFGLRIVVGLLGVLLAVLCAGLNEMVTKASLADIRGAMFIGADEGAWLIAVYAAASVSAMAFSPWMAATFSLRRFTLCAIGAFALLGLLQPYAPNLSSLMLLRTLQGLASGALPPMLMSVALRFLPPGIKVYGLAGYALTATFGPNLGTPLAGLWTEYVGWQWAFWQIIAPSLVAMACVAWGLPQDPLRLERFKQFDWRGLLLGLPAICALVVGLTLGDRMGWFNSPLICWLLGGGLVLLVLFMVNEWSEPLPFFKLQMLKTRNLTHALVTLCGVLIVLTAVIIIPSSFLAQIQGYRPAQTGPLMLLVAGPQLLALPLVAALCNIRAVDCRWVLAAGLGLLALSCWAGTQLTSVWIRDNFYLLQALHIFAQPMAVLPLLMLATGGMTPQDGPFASAWFNTVKGLASVVAAGLIEALTTVRRHFHSNNLVDSLGNSPLTDEGAAGLARRIHDQALVLTSADLYLCMALLALALILLIPFVPTRIYPPRAVA from the coding sequence ATGAGTTCGCTGACTGCGCTGCCCGCAGCTGTCGCACCTGCACCGGTCGCCACCCCCGCAGCACCCGCGGCATTTGGCCTGCGCATTGTGGTGGGGTTGCTCGGTGTGTTGCTGGCGGTGCTCTGCGCCGGCCTCAACGAAATGGTCACCAAGGCGTCGCTGGCCGATATCCGTGGCGCGATGTTCATCGGCGCCGACGAAGGTGCCTGGCTGATTGCCGTGTATGCGGCGGCCTCGGTGTCGGCCATGGCGTTTTCGCCGTGGATGGCCGCGACCTTTTCCCTGCGCCGCTTCACCCTCTGCGCCATCGGCGCCTTTGCCCTGCTCGGGCTGCTGCAGCCCTATGCGCCGAACCTCTCCAGCCTGATGCTGCTGCGGACCCTGCAAGGCCTGGCCTCCGGGGCGTTGCCGCCGATGCTGATGAGTGTCGCGCTGCGCTTTCTGCCACCGGGGATCAAAGTCTACGGCCTGGCCGGCTACGCCCTGACCGCCACCTTCGGGCCTAACCTGGGCACGCCGCTGGCGGGCCTGTGGACCGAGTACGTGGGCTGGCAGTGGGCGTTCTGGCAGATCATCGCGCCGTCGCTGGTGGCCATGGCCTGCGTGGCCTGGGGACTGCCCCAGGACCCGCTGCGCCTGGAGCGTTTCAAGCAGTTCGACTGGCGCGGCCTGCTGCTCGGCTTGCCGGCCATCTGCGCGTTGGTGGTCGGCCTGACCCTGGGGGATCGCATGGGCTGGTTCAACTCGCCCTTGATCTGCTGGCTGCTCGGCGGTGGCCTGGTACTGCTGGTGCTGTTCATGGTCAACGAATGGTCCGAGCCGTTGCCGTTCTTCAAGTTGCAGATGCTCAAGACCCGCAACCTGACCCACGCGCTGGTGACCCTGTGTGGGGTGCTGATCGTGCTCACGGCGGTGATCATCATTCCGTCGAGCTTCCTTGCCCAGATCCAGGGCTATCGGCCGGCACAGACCGGCCCGCTGATGTTGCTGGTGGCCGGTCCGCAGCTGCTGGCGCTGCCGCTGGTGGCGGCGCTTTGCAATATCCGCGCGGTGGATTGCCGCTGGGTGCTGGCGGCAGGCCTTGGCCTGCTGGCGCTGTCGTGCTGGGCCGGTACCCAGCTCACCAGTGTGTGGATCCGCGACAACTTCTACTTGCTGCAAGCCCTGCACATCTTCGCCCAGCCCATGGCCGTGCTGCCGCTGCTGATGCTCGCCACCGGCGGCATGACGCCCCAGGACGGCCCCTTCGCCTCGGCCTGGTTCAACACCGTCAAGGGCCTGGCCTCGGTGGTGGCGGCCGGTCTGATCGAGGCGTTGACCACCGTGCGGCGGCACTTTCATTCCAACAACCTGGTGGACAGCCTCGGCAATTCACCCCTGACCGACGAGGGTGCGGCAGGGCTTGCCCGGCGCATTCACGACCAGGCGCTGGTGCTGACCAGTGCCGACCTCTACCTGTGCATGGCGCTGCTGGCGCTGGCGCTGATTCTGCTGATTCCGTTTGTGCCGACCCGGATCTACCCGCCGCGTGCCGTGGCCTGA
- a CDS encoding LysR family transcriptional regulator produces the protein MQIPDMNLLVALDALLDEGSVVGAARRMNLSPAAMSRTLGRIREAIGDPILVRAGRGLVPTPRALALHEQVRGLVEQAGLVFRSREEVDLASLDRAFNIRTNDLFIALYGAQLLSAMHEQAPRTVLRFVPESGGDDDAVLRDGRTDLIVSSTIDLGPEIKVQSLFQTIYVGLARQDHPIFEAEITPERFAAYPQISVSRRGRANGPIDAELSNYKVQRRVALITPSFHSAMFSLPDSDLLLPMPANILNSVTKLGLPLRSFRIPLPLERVNVMQAWHPRFDNDPAHRWLRQTLKACCSENP, from the coding sequence ATGCAGATCCCGGATATGAACCTGTTGGTCGCCCTCGATGCGCTGCTCGACGAAGGCAGTGTGGTGGGCGCGGCGCGGCGCATGAACCTGAGCCCTGCCGCCATGAGCCGGACCCTGGGGCGCATTCGTGAAGCCATCGGCGATCCGATCCTGGTCCGCGCCGGCCGCGGCCTTGTGCCGACGCCCCGGGCCCTGGCCCTGCACGAGCAGGTAAGGGGGCTGGTGGAGCAGGCGGGGCTGGTGTTTCGCAGCCGCGAAGAAGTCGACCTGGCCTCCCTGGACCGCGCCTTCAACATCCGCACCAACGACTTGTTCATCGCCCTGTATGGCGCCCAGTTGCTCAGCGCCATGCATGAGCAGGCGCCTCGCACCGTGCTGCGTTTTGTGCCGGAAAGCGGCGGTGACGACGATGCGGTACTGCGCGACGGGCGCACCGACCTGATTGTCAGTTCCACCATCGACCTTGGGCCGGAGATCAAGGTGCAGAGCCTGTTTCAGACCATCTACGTGGGGCTGGCACGGCAGGATCACCCGATCTTCGAGGCCGAGATCACCCCTGAGCGTTTTGCCGCCTATCCGCAGATCAGTGTGTCGCGCCGTGGCCGTGCCAACGGCCCGATCGACGCCGAGTTGTCCAATTACAAGGTGCAGCGCCGCGTGGCGTTGATCACGCCGAGTTTTCATTCAGCGATGTTTTCCCTGCCCGACTCCGACCTGCTGTTGCCCATGCCGGCCAATATCCTCAACAGCGTGACCAAGCTCGGCTTGCCGCTGCGCTCGTTCCGCATTCCCCTGCCGCTCGAGCGGGTGAACGTGATGCAGGCCTGGCACCCGCGGTTTGACAACGACCCGGCCCACCGCTGGCTGCGGCAAACCCTCAAGGCCTGTTGTAGCGAGAATCCTTGA
- a CDS encoding universal stress protein produces MLSPVLIAIDGSSASYGLLALARQYCLPDRHLLQVVLAVDSAFALERVTAYEAQEYPAATDEQRHANAAIQQALEQIRAWGFECEGVLVPDEPVAAIVSQARAIDCALIIMGHRHLNRLGRLLDPSISNKVIDQVQCPVLVDSRSA; encoded by the coding sequence ATGCTCAGTCCCGTGTTGATCGCCATTGACGGTTCCAGCGCTTCGTACGGATTGCTGGCGCTGGCCCGGCAGTATTGCCTGCCGGACAGGCACCTGTTGCAGGTCGTGCTGGCGGTCGACAGCGCCTTTGCGCTGGAGCGGGTGACCGCCTACGAGGCGCAGGAGTATCCGGCGGCGACCGATGAACAGCGCCATGCCAACGCGGCGATTCAACAGGCGCTGGAGCAGATACGGGCGTGGGGCTTCGAGTGCGAGGGCGTGCTGGTGCCGGACGAGCCGGTGGCGGCGATCGTTTCCCAGGCCAGGGCGATTGATTGCGCATTGATCATCATGGGCCACCGCCACCTGAACCGGCTGGGCCGACTGCTGGACCCGTCGATCAGCAACAAAGTGATCGACCAGGTCCAATGCCCGGTATTGGTGGATTCGCGCAGCGCCTGA
- a CDS encoding efflux RND transporter periplasmic adaptor subunit, giving the protein MKKFFSLIATLLVLAAAVVIGRQLWLHYMNTPWTRDGRVRADIINVAADVPGYVVDVPVRDNQLVKKGEVLMQIDPEHYQVAVRQAQALVASRKATWEMRKVNAHRRADMDNLVISRENRDDASNIANSALADYQQAQAQLAAAELDLKRTTILATVDGYVTNLNVHRGDYARTGEPKMAVVDKDSFWVYGFFEETKLPRVKVGDQAELQMMSGEMLKGHVESISRGIYDRDNPESRELIADVNPTFNWVRLAQRVPVRIHIDDVPEGFLLAAGMTCTVVVKAL; this is encoded by the coding sequence ATGAAAAAGTTTTTCAGCCTGATCGCCACCCTGCTCGTGCTGGCCGCTGCCGTGGTGATTGGTCGCCAGCTGTGGCTGCACTACATGAACACGCCCTGGACCCGGGACGGGCGGGTGCGCGCCGACATCATCAACGTTGCCGCCGACGTGCCGGGCTATGTGGTGGACGTGCCGGTGCGCGACAACCAACTGGTGAAGAAGGGCGAGGTGCTGATGCAGATCGACCCCGAGCACTACCAAGTGGCCGTCAGGCAGGCCCAGGCGTTGGTAGCCTCGCGCAAAGCCACCTGGGAAATGCGCAAGGTCAATGCCCACCGCCGTGCCGACATGGACAACCTGGTGATCTCCCGCGAGAACCGCGACGACGCCAGCAACATCGCCAACTCTGCCCTGGCCGATTACCAGCAGGCCCAGGCGCAACTGGCGGCGGCCGAGCTGGACCTCAAGCGCACGACGATCCTGGCCACGGTCGATGGCTACGTGACCAACCTCAACGTGCACCGTGGCGACTACGCGCGTACAGGCGAGCCGAAGATGGCGGTGGTCGATAAGGATTCGTTCTGGGTGTATGGCTTCTTTGAAGAAACCAAGCTGCCGCGGGTAAAGGTGGGCGATCAGGCCGAGTTGCAGATGATGAGTGGCGAGATGCTCAAGGGGCATGTGGAGAGCATTTCCCGCGGCATCTACGACCGCGACAACCCGGAGAGCCGCGAGCTGATCGCGGACGTGAACCCCACCTTCAACTGGGTGCGCCTGGCCCAGCGGGTGCCGGTGCGGATTCACATTGACGACGTGCCGGAAGGGTTCTTGCTGGCGGCGGGCATGACCTGCACCGTGGTAGTCAAGGCCCTGTAG
- a CDS encoding DUF1656 domain-containing protein, translated as MPREIAFHGVYMPTMTLMFLFAAGLAWGLDRFIASHDGYRFFWHPALLRLCLFICLFGSMALTLYR; from the coding sequence ATGCCCCGTGAAATCGCCTTCCATGGCGTGTACATGCCCACCATGACCTTGATGTTCCTGTTCGCCGCCGGGCTTGCCTGGGGGCTGGACCGCTTCATTGCCAGCCACGATGGCTACCGCTTCTTCTGGCATCCGGCCTTGCTGCGCCTGTGCCTGTTTATCTGTTTGTTCGGTTCCATGGCCCTGACTCTCTACCGTTGA